One Deltaproteobacteria bacterium DNA segment encodes these proteins:
- a CDS encoding ABC transporter ATP-binding protein, producing MSRAEPLVQVSELYKHFGSDERRVEVLRGVNLSIKRGQSVAVVGASGVGKSTLLHILGTLERPSSGTVQYEGEDVFSLPEEALAMFRNQTIGFVFQFHHLLAEFTALENTMMPALIARKGKRESREMAEEVLAQVGLSHRLAHRVGELSGGEQQRVAVARALVLRPKVLLADEPTGNLDTRTGGDIHELLLRLNREHNVSMVVVTHNMELAGMMEFRLQLKDGTLRQVSEDVKGASAS from the coding sequence ATGAGTAGAGCAGAACCCCTTGTGCAGGTGTCTGAGTTGTACAAACACTTCGGCAGTGACGAGCGCCGTGTGGAGGTGTTGCGTGGGGTCAATCTCAGCATAAAAAGAGGCCAGAGTGTGGCAGTGGTGGGAGCTTCAGGAGTAGGCAAATCCACCTTACTCCACATCCTCGGGACGCTGGAACGTCCAAGTTCAGGTACGGTGCAGTACGAGGGGGAGGACGTATTCAGTTTGCCTGAAGAAGCCCTGGCAATGTTCCGCAACCAGACCATCGGCTTTGTGTTTCAGTTTCATCATCTGCTTGCCGAATTCACCGCACTAGAAAACACCATGATGCCAGCTTTAATTGCCCGCAAAGGCAAGAGAGAGTCCAGAGAAATGGCAGAAGAGGTGCTGGCTCAGGTTGGCTTGAGCCATCGGTTGGCACATCGTGTTGGAGAACTGTCTGGGGGCGAGCAGCAACGGGTTGCTGTGGCGCGCGCCCTGGTGCTCAGACCAAAAGTACTTCTTGCAGATGAGCCCACGGGAAATCTGGACACGAGAACTGGAGGCGATATTCATGAACTGTTGTTACGCCTTAATCGTGAACACAATGTGAGTATGGTGGTGGTCACTCATAATATGGAGTTGGCCGGTATGATGGAGTTCAGACTGCAGTTGAAAGACGGTACTTTGCGGCAAGTTTCGGAGGACGTCAAGGGGGCGTCAGCAAGTTGA
- the bamA gene encoding outer membrane protein assembly factor BamA, whose protein sequence is MRKCFYLIPFLFCLVWVQSLYGQAVRIAIVPFTFHSVEDLSGLQGPLLNLFMKSLRKQGFQPISAKDALQGEAIQVGTAMTDALARAIGRSLECDFVLYGSLSKFAEQISLDVRLVDVKGARPTASIYAVKVGLENLASAVADVVAEISIRVYRKKKIYEIVIRGNRRVEDEAIKLVIHSKPGQLLDQAQLRKDLTAIYKMGYFTDVRIETEDTPQGQKVIFVVVEKPTINKVVIHGAHAVKEDDIRGAIATKPYTILKQATITEDMERIRALYRDKGYYNAKVTYEVQPLKGNAVVVKFNIKEHQKLYIRKIIFTGNHEFSDKELKKKIKTSEKGFFFWLTESGILKQEQLDIDVDRLAAFYHNQGFVDAKVGSPVITYDDKGINIEFPIFEGKRFRVGKVKVTGIEPEDEKKLQSSLKLPETEYFSREVLARDIEAITNYYTDKGYAFAEVIPRIRENPAEQLVDVDYEVNKGQLVYFGRITISGNTKTRDKVIRRELRVVEQGRYDKAKLQRSVQNLRRLDYFEGVAVDTMKGKKPNEMDLNVKVKEKPTSFVSLGAGYSSADKVFVAGQIAERNLFGRGQQLQFQGQFGKDSNRFMLQFTEPWLFDMPLSTSVSAYRWFRDYDEYSKESYGGKLGFGYPVWDYTRLYMSYGYDHSAVQNVSSSAADFIKDQKGTIISSVISTILRRDSRDHPFFTTRGSDNSLTLDFAGLGGDAGYIKAIFNSGWYYPLFWKFVGFLHGKIGFIEEVDGMVPIYERFFLGGINSIRSFGSGDVSPRDRKTGDRIGGNKMALFNAELLFPLIESQGLRGVIFFDAGNSYDNGENIDISKFKLAVGGGFRWQSPMGPLRLEWGLNPSPSKDESRTKWQFSMGVYF, encoded by the coding sequence TTGAGAAAGTGCTTCTATCTGATTCCGTTTCTCTTTTGTCTCGTCTGGGTCCAGTCGCTTTATGGGCAGGCCGTACGGATAGCCATCGTGCCATTCACCTTTCATAGTGTGGAGGATCTCAGCGGTCTGCAGGGACCGCTGTTGAACCTGTTCATGAAAAGCTTGCGAAAGCAAGGATTTCAGCCCATCTCTGCCAAAGACGCCCTTCAGGGTGAAGCAATACAGGTGGGCACCGCAATGACTGACGCCCTGGCGAGAGCCATTGGTCGGTCCTTGGAGTGCGACTTCGTTTTGTACGGAAGTTTGAGCAAGTTTGCCGAGCAAATCAGCCTCGATGTTCGCCTGGTAGATGTGAAGGGCGCCAGGCCAACTGCCTCCATATACGCGGTGAAGGTGGGTCTGGAAAATCTTGCCAGTGCCGTGGCCGATGTGGTTGCAGAGATCAGTATTCGTGTCTACCGCAAGAAGAAGATCTATGAGATAGTTATCCGCGGCAATCGCCGGGTAGAAGACGAGGCAATAAAGCTAGTAATTCACAGCAAGCCAGGTCAACTATTGGACCAGGCACAATTACGCAAGGATCTCACAGCCATTTATAAGATGGGCTATTTTACGGATGTGCGGATAGAGACTGAAGATACCCCCCAGGGGCAGAAGGTTATTTTCGTTGTGGTGGAAAAGCCGACCATCAACAAGGTGGTAATTCATGGCGCCCATGCAGTGAAGGAGGATGACATCCGGGGTGCCATTGCCACCAAGCCCTATACCATCCTGAAGCAGGCTACCATCACTGAAGATATGGAAAGAATACGGGCGCTCTATCGAGACAAAGGATACTACAATGCCAAGGTAACCTACGAAGTGCAGCCTTTGAAAGGCAATGCCGTGGTGGTGAAATTCAACATCAAAGAACACCAGAAGCTCTACATAAGGAAGATTATCTTTACTGGAAACCACGAATTTAGCGACAAAGAACTCAAGAAGAAGATCAAGACTTCAGAGAAAGGATTCTTTTTCTGGCTCACAGAGTCCGGCATCCTCAAGCAAGAACAGCTGGACATTGACGTGGATCGACTGGCGGCATTCTATCACAACCAGGGGTTTGTGGACGCCAAGGTGGGAAGTCCGGTGATTACCTACGATGACAAGGGAATTAATATTGAATTTCCCATCTTTGAAGGGAAGCGCTTTAGGGTGGGCAAGGTGAAGGTCACGGGGATCGAGCCGGAGGATGAAAAAAAACTGCAGAGTTCCTTAAAGTTACCAGAGACAGAATACTTTAGCAGAGAAGTTCTGGCGCGGGACATTGAAGCGATTACCAATTACTACACGGACAAGGGTTATGCCTTTGCAGAGGTGATTCCTCGCATTCGTGAAAATCCTGCTGAACAGCTGGTTGATGTTGACTACGAGGTAAACAAAGGCCAGCTGGTATACTTTGGCAGGATAACAATCAGCGGCAACACCAAGACACGCGACAAGGTGATCAGGCGCGAGCTGCGAGTAGTAGAGCAGGGACGCTACGACAAGGCCAAACTGCAGCGAAGCGTTCAAAATCTCCGTAGGTTGGATTATTTTGAAGGTGTGGCCGTAGACACCATGAAGGGGAAAAAGCCGAATGAAATGGATCTCAATGTCAAGGTGAAGGAAAAACCTACCAGTTTTGTTTCTCTGGGGGCTGGCTACAGCTCTGCAGACAAAGTTTTTGTGGCCGGCCAAATCGCCGAGCGCAATCTTTTCGGGAGAGGTCAGCAGCTACAGTTTCAGGGGCAATTCGGCAAAGACTCCAACAGATTTATGCTGCAGTTCACCGAACCCTGGCTGTTTGACATGCCCCTCTCTACAAGTGTTTCTGCCTATAGATGGTTCCGGGATTACGACGAGTACAGCAAGGAAAGTTATGGCGGCAAGTTGGGCTTTGGCTACCCGGTGTGGGATTACACCAGGCTGTATATGTCCTATGGCTATGACCACTCCGCAGTGCAGAATGTATCTAGTTCGGCAGCTGACTTTATCAAGGATCAGAAGGGCACCATCATCTCCAGCGTAATCAGCACTATTCTGCGCCGGGACAGCAGAGATCACCCGTTCTTCACCACCAGAGGCTCCGACAATAGTCTCACTCTGGACTTTGCCGGCCTGGGAGGAGATGCGGGGTACATCAAAGCCATATTTAACAGCGGCTGGTACTATCCTCTGTTCTGGAAATTCGTCGGCTTTCTTCATGGAAAGATCGGCTTTATAGAGGAGGTGGATGGCATGGTGCCCATCTATGAACGCTTCTTTCTAGGTGGCATAAACTCAATTCGCTCTTTTGGTTCAGGTGACGTGAGTCCACGTGACCGGAAGACGGGTGACCGGATAGGCGGCAACAAGATGGCGCTTTTCAACGCAGAACTCCTCTTTCCTCTCATAGAGTCCCAGGGTTTGAGGGGTGTAATATTCTTTGACGCCGGCAACAGCTACGATAACGGTGAAAACATAGATATCAGCAAGTTCAAGTTGGCGGTAGGTGGGGGATTTCGTTGGCAATCACCCATGGGACCTCTCAGACTTGAATGGGGTCTAAACCCAAGTCCCAGCAAGGATGAATCTCGCACAAAGTGGCAGTTTTCCATGGGGGTCTATTTCTAA
- a CDS encoding lipoprotein-releasing ABC transporter permease subunit, which translates to MPYELFIGLRYLKAKRKQTFISLITFISVAGVMVGVTALIIVLAVMNGFKEDLRQKILGVTSHVVVSSYTGALANYQQLTSRIEAVPGVVAATPFIYSQVMLSTGQTTSGAVLRGIDPQTAGKVLSLGRNLRQGSLADLARQDIPVAGSALPGIILGNELARNLGVVKGQVITVLSPVGRLTPFGQMPRAQAFKMVGVFESGMYEYDSTLAYVSLPAAQRFLGMKGKITGIEVRVEDIYRADIVARHIKKLLGGFPFYCRDWMRMNKNLFSALKLEKIVMFIILALIILVAAFNIISTLIMVVMEKTRDIAILKSMGATSRSIMKIFMIEGLVIGVVGTMLGLAGGYAVCKLLAKYKFIELPKDVYYISTLPVKMDPIDVAVIALAAMAITLAATLYPAWQASRLDPAEAIRYE; encoded by the coding sequence ATGCCCTACGAACTGTTTATCGGTCTTCGCTATCTGAAAGCGAAACGCAAACAGACCTTCATTTCCTTGATCACTTTTATATCTGTTGCCGGCGTCATGGTGGGGGTAACAGCCCTCATAATTGTCCTGGCGGTGATGAACGGCTTCAAGGAAGATCTGCGTCAAAAGATACTGGGGGTTACCTCACACGTGGTGGTCTCGAGTTATACTGGTGCCCTAGCCAACTATCAACAGTTGACCTCTCGAATAGAAGCAGTCCCGGGTGTTGTGGCAGCCACTCCTTTCATTTATTCTCAGGTGATGCTCAGCACTGGACAGACTACCTCCGGTGCTGTGCTCAGGGGGATAGATCCGCAGACAGCTGGTAAGGTGTTGAGCCTGGGAAGAAACCTGAGGCAGGGAAGTCTGGCTGACCTGGCCAGGCAAGACATCCCTGTGGCAGGCAGTGCTTTGCCTGGAATCATCCTGGGCAACGAGTTGGCCAGGAATCTAGGTGTAGTGAAAGGGCAGGTGATTACAGTGCTTTCACCCGTAGGCCGCTTGACACCATTTGGCCAAATGCCTCGAGCACAAGCATTCAAGATGGTGGGAGTCTTTGAATCTGGCATGTATGAGTATGACAGCACACTGGCCTACGTCTCACTCCCAGCGGCCCAGCGCTTCCTTGGCATGAAAGGAAAAATCACCGGCATCGAGGTAAGGGTCGAGGATATTTACAGGGCTGACATTGTGGCGCGACATATCAAGAAGCTACTGGGAGGGTTTCCTTTCTACTGTCGGGACTGGATGCGAATGAATAAAAACCTTTTTTCTGCCTTGAAGCTGGAAAAGATAGTCATGTTCATCATTCTTGCTCTCATAATATTGGTGGCAGCATTTAATATTATCAGTACTCTCATTATGGTGGTGATGGAGAAGACAAGAGATATAGCCATTCTGAAATCTATGGGGGCGACCAGCCGAAGCATCATGAAAATATTCATGATCGAAGGTCTGGTCATTGGGGTAGTTGGTACCATGCTCGGACTTGCCGGCGGCTATGCTGTGTGCAAACTGCTGGCGAAATACAAATTCATCGAGCTGCCCAAGGATGTGTACTACATTTCCACCCTCCCGGTAAAGATGGATCCAATAGACGTCGCCGTCATAGCCTTGGCTGCAATGGCCATAACCCTTGCTGCCACACTGTATCCCGCCTGGCAGGCTTCGCGGCTCGATCCGGCAGAGGCCATTCGTTATGAGTAG
- the lysS gene encoding lysine--tRNA ligase — protein sequence MATDELSQLLRQRRQKAERLRQAGVDIYCNDFAVQDRFANIKASYQDLDDDKLAQQRRVFVCAGRIMAIRSFGRASFVTLQDATGRLQIYVKKEEVGQDSYGLFRKFDIGDLVGVKGTLFRTRTGELTLLCQEIRLLTKSLRPLPEKYHGFRDVEARYRQRYVDLIVNEEVRQLFVRRAVIIEKLREFLQTRGFLEVETPMMQPIPGGATAKPFTTFHNALGIELYLRVAPELYLKRLLVGGFEKVFELNRNFRNEGISFEHNPEFTMLEFYQAYATYEDLMRLSEEMFCFLASQLNGDLRFSYQGMDIDLTPPWRKLPLYEALVDIGGLGRDEIEDSSKLMARAESLGIATAKQGPAKIITKLFDVLVEPKLIQPTFITHYPVEVSPLARRNVADPSVVDRFELFIGGREIANGFSELNDPDDQRTRFMQQVAEREAGDEEAHFMDEDYLRALEYGMPPAAGEGVGIDRVIMLFTNRASIREVILFPHMRPERS from the coding sequence ATGGCCACAGATGAATTGAGCCAACTGCTGAGACAACGCCGGCAGAAAGCGGAGAGACTCAGGCAGGCAGGGGTTGACATCTACTGTAACGACTTTGCTGTCCAGGATAGATTTGCCAACATCAAGGCTAGCTACCAGGATTTAGACGACGATAAGTTGGCACAACAGAGGCGGGTATTTGTTTGCGCCGGCCGCATCATGGCGATACGCTCCTTTGGACGAGCATCATTCGTGACTCTACAGGATGCCACCGGCAGGCTGCAAATCTACGTCAAAAAAGAGGAGGTGGGCCAGGACAGTTATGGCCTCTTCCGAAAGTTTGACATAGGTGATCTGGTTGGCGTCAAAGGAACCCTGTTTCGCACCCGGACAGGTGAATTGACCCTGCTCTGCCAGGAAATTCGTTTACTGACCAAGAGCCTCAGGCCGCTGCCAGAAAAATACCATGGCTTTCGAGATGTGGAGGCAAGGTATCGGCAGCGCTATGTGGACCTCATTGTCAACGAAGAGGTGCGCCAACTGTTTGTCAGGCGAGCGGTTATCATTGAGAAGCTCCGGGAATTCCTTCAGACCAGAGGCTTTTTGGAAGTCGAGACGCCCATGATGCAGCCCATTCCCGGAGGTGCTACTGCCAAACCGTTTACCACATTCCATAATGCCCTGGGCATCGAACTCTATCTGCGGGTTGCTCCTGAACTCTATCTCAAGAGGTTGCTGGTGGGAGGATTCGAGAAGGTATTCGAATTGAATCGAAACTTTCGCAACGAAGGCATCTCCTTTGAACACAACCCCGAGTTCACCATGCTGGAGTTTTATCAGGCATATGCCACCTATGAGGATTTGATGCGCTTGAGTGAAGAAATGTTTTGCTTCCTCGCTTCGCAGCTCAACGGGGATCTCCGCTTTTCCTATCAGGGAATGGACATTGATCTCACCCCACCCTGGCGAAAACTGCCCCTGTACGAAGCGCTCGTCGATATTGGTGGTCTGGGCCGAGATGAGATCGAAGACAGCAGCAAGCTCATGGCCCGGGCAGAGAGTCTGGGTATTGCCACTGCAAAACAAGGACCGGCCAAAATCATAACCAAACTCTTTGATGTACTGGTTGAGCCCAAGTTGATACAACCCACTTTCATCACTCATTATCCTGTGGAAGTTTCACCTTTGGCGCGGCGGAATGTGGCCGATCCTTCTGTGGTGGACAGATTTGAGCTGTTCATAGGCGGCCGAGAAATTGCCAATGGTTTTTCCGAGCTGAATGACCCTGATGATCAAAGGACGAGATTCATGCAGCAGGTGGCCGAGCGGGAAGCAGGCGACGAAGAAGCTCATTTCATGGATGAGGACTACCTCAGGGCCCTGGAGTATGGCATGCCTCCTGCGGCTGGTGAAGGAGTCGGCATCGATAGGGTGATAATGCTTTTCACCAACAGAGCTTCCATAAGGGAGGTAATTCTGTTCCCGCACATGAGGCCCGAGCGCAGCTGA